In Rhopalosiphum padi isolate XX-2018 chromosome 3, ASM2088224v1, whole genome shotgun sequence, the genomic stretch AACTTATTTTGAGAATagttgaatttgaattaattttggatgcgtgtaaattaaatatttagcgaGCTTATCGTTCAAATACGGCAGTTGCGACTTTGCGAGTTATACAGTTTCGTGTTAATGTACTTTGCAACTAGTATACATACTACCAGATTTGCCGTAGTGCAAAGTAGATGTTTTGATAATGTCATCAATAATTGATAAAACGGTTCGCGAGATTAACGTATGGCCACTACGTTGTCCCGCCGCTTACCGAAATACTGAATaacaatcatataatatggtataattagtataagtcagtataatagttaatacaatgtttaaattGCAAAATTTAATCAATCTtctataatactaatagtaaaaaatcactttaattattatatcaaaatacatattgtgaaatatatctatatagtgataatatataggtacatattgcgATACATAGTTAATGACTATAATGAGTATAACGAAATAAAATGCaccatgtataaaaatattggtttattgtaaataaaattaaagtatattaaatattaaatatataatgtaatatataaaatataaaaattaatatataattaattaatttaatatttgttttaaatattttataaagggtTGGATATTGGTGTAATAGCTACTGTTACGGATTTTTTCCTTATTGATACAGTGTTGCTAAATGAGTGTACTAAGGACTTCATAACTACTGGAATATCTCCAAAAACGTCatcattaacaatttatacattggtatttaaacattattatcgaCCAACCACTACTGATTTGGATCTTATAACCAATTATATTTTCCCAGGATAAATTAAAAGATGTCTTAATTCAAGGGTCATTTccaaaagaaaaaacatattttaaatatatgattagtCCGAGATCATCCGACAATACAACTGATGATTGTAGTTTGACTCTTGAAcaggtataaaaatttaacatttaatactagttaaataattttttagcatgactatatacaatattctaCAAAAGTTCacctaatagtaaaaaataatatatgcggAGAGAgggctaaaaatatttttaatttatatacgacacacttttttaattattttcattaatagaTACTTGTGATATACTAGATGCATGCTATATACTTTAGaccaaaaatgaaataattttttttataataattgttttttgtattaagGATCATTATTACGACTATTAGAGTtctacgtatttatatatttatactcataCAAGGAGACTAGTCAACCTATTATACCCATCCTACTTCCAGACTCGACCGAATCAATTATATCCTATATTTTacctaatttttacttaaacataaaaattaacccAGACGCTTTTGCGGGTTACTCTTCAAGGCTACCTAATCCACCTCTCCCGTTTAACCACCATTGAATAAATCCTTGAAAGATTTTTTTTCCGAAAGTCCATGAATCACAGCAaatgatataacttttattgaaattaataaagtcatgtataatttataaaaagaatagATTTGAAATACCaaaacatttttgaacattttttattcgaCCATTTTaacaaaagtatatatttatagatgtgTTTAACGCCACAAAATTCATGTAATTGGTGTGTAGAAACCCAATCATCGTTAaatgaaaaagtaatatttatttttgtaaataaatgcaccaatattttaaaattaaatataaaagaataatattttctcaGGGTAAATTTGCAAATGAAAATGGAGCAGGATTTATGGTTACTTTTATCGATATAAATGATCCTAATAACCACTGTGGTTGCGAAAAACCATATTCTTGGTTCTACGCTATACTAGATGGCTGGAATGGTGCTATGACAAAAGtttgtgatttattaaaaagaGATTAGAAAATAACATAGAAATTGTACTTAGGACAATATCCAGAAACCAGAAGCATAccgattttaaaagtaaaataattaaaacacaataaataccATCACAATTTCGCgttgttaataatttgtttccATACATGGTATACTAGttagtatacttaaatataatattataatgattaaaacatGTCTATTTTTATGAATCATCAGATTATGCTtactttgtattatttttatattaacacatAGTTTTTAGACTATTTGTGTAACTATCTCAAGCAtgcaataattgaatatatatttacaaaaaatataaaataaataataagttcacGAATACCTTGTGCCATTGTCTATTGATTTCATTATTCAAAAAGTCataatattagtgttattatattgatattgaaaaagtgtaaaaatacttttactataaatattcatgttgtatagtttttattattttaaatataattgatcaCATTTAGGAAAGATTATTTATAGATGGTTTCTTCACCAGACAAATCTGTTTTTATAATTGCATAAGATTTATTCATTATGTGTTCGTGTTCATTACTTTTTAATtgacgattaaaaaataaacaatcacTTTGTGGCACATACTTGTCCACAGTTTTCATAACCGTTTCCGGAAAATCTCCAGCTACCAttctagtttataataaaaacaaaaataaataataatataatataatataggtaataataatatatatttatatgaatacttaatatttttaatataataaatatttcaatgcaatgtaaaattaatattatatttttatcttactgTATTATGTCTTCTGGGAAACAACAATTTACCGCCTTGATAACTTGAAATAATTCTGAATGTATTTctggtttaatattttgaatcatTTTCAAATATCCATTAGTAATAAAACTTCGCCGAGCTTGAGAGTTTTTAGGTAATATCTATAAAACGttcaacaataacaattaaatttgactacaaattcatattcttaaaaataataaggcaattttaattgtatgtgtacttatttattgatttagacttatacctattttaattttataaaagagtgcctgtatacattacattattatacaaataaaatgttatcaacattttcaaattagatacttaattagtaattacttataactacgtaattatatttaaacaggaagaaaaaaatatatttaacgtaAGAAACGTGCTATGAGTAAATCGTAAATGTCATCATCAGTCTATGTAACGTTAAATCACAACGTTTCATGTAAAACATATAAAGTTAACTAAGAAATACTTTGCttattttatcaagtatgaTTATCATTATTTCGACAGGGATCGACGGTGTCAACAAGTTTTCTAGAACATTAAAATCATCACAATTTGTCAATATTTGTTCTAGAGCAACTGTACATTTGTGTCGGCTTTCGTTTTCCAAATTTGAATCCATATATACctgaataaaaatgaatattatttaccaatattgtgataaattattgtttttagtttttaccttacattcataatattagtaatagcGTCACAAGAGCAAATATATCTCGCGTGCTCAGCACTGTGTTGGCCTATCATGCCTAATGTCCAAACAGTACCGGCTTTCGTTAACTTGTCCGTATCACTTTTTAAAATAGTAGTCAAATGCATcaataccttatatatatatgtatatatataaagttaataGATTACttctattatgtaaaattaaaccaattaaaaaatgcatttaaaccTGAGACTGAATTATGGCTAATGCAAGTTTTGGTGACATTGCTGCAATATATCCCAAAGCAAGTACAGCGGGAATTGGAGACAATTCTTGACTACACGAAATAACATTTACCAGCTTATCTATTCCGCCACTATTAACAACCATTTGAGcaatctaaaaaaacaaaaatttataactaatcaataatatatatatgattaaataaggATAATACGGTAGTAGCCAAAACGGTGTTTCATGAAACTTGGTGCATTTAATTGCTGGTAGGTATAcgaatacgatattattattattatatatgataaacacaagttataatgcattataaaatacatcgtataaatatattattcttataacttcttatatcgtaataataattaatataggaagtatatttattaaaatatgatatattgatatagttttaaaaattaaatagtagcTACCTATGGTAATATTGTACCTGAACACTGTGTTGTACTACTTCGCGAATTACTTTGGCCGAATTGCTACGTATCGATTCGTCTGGATGAgccatcaaaaataatatttctgggAATAAATTTGACTCGATTGCATTTTCAGTTAAGTACAATGAAtgcttaacaatattttttatcaatatcaatgcacttttctaaaaaaaaaaaaaacatcaatttaaaaaaaaaaaatcaaaacatattaattattaataataattattattattattataatgtaataatgttatttttgttgtatatcATGCATATATTCACAATTTTtgtaacaattttaaacaacgtgatacttaatatatagaatatacataGGTAGGAGTAAGGTAAACTTTAGTTCATACACAAACACACGTTTGACCTTTAGAAAACTAATTTAGTTTCAAAGGCATTTTAATAGTTCATAAGGTAGATATACGACTTATTTTGGTATACCTTAAAgaggaataaatatttattgtttaatatcatctttttccttttaaaattattataattattagagcACAATACTAGATTAATtcatatcaatattttcaaacataatacaatctttttgaaatttaaaaatcgatactaatttattactattatgaaaactatgaaattaaaagtttttaaaatagcaTGATATAACATATCATATTGTAAGGAATAGCCCAgttttaaaacgttaaaaatcgATTAGAATaaggatatttatttaaatatttttaga encodes the following:
- the LOC132923866 gene encoding sperm-associated antigen 6-like codes for the protein MSPSPKVVVQTFDNYAKSQLTFVQNIAELAAKPAYIECLYESHVVKIVMPLVININPTVRMNAVLCLVRLAGNSEPCARQIVCSKNLLSRLLGQLVKENKYYKKNCMNLVKNLSKYSSESTEIVIKECGGIDAILICMKDFDSLVREAAMQAITCITRLDVKLSQLIVNYGVLPQIVLCLKEQQQSLKLYALSALDEMAKNNEDLAIKIVDIPTLPHVIIFLTPNFVDKKVQKSALILIKNIVKHSLYLTENAIESNLFPEILFLMAHPDESIRSNSAKVIREVVQHSVQIAQMVVNSGGIDKLVNVISCSQELSPIPAVLALGYIAAMSPKLALAIIQSQVLMHLTTILKSDTDKLTKAGTVWTLGMIGQHSAEHARYICSCDAITNIMNVYMDSNLENESRHKCTVALEQILTNCDDFNVLENLLTPSIPVEIMIIILDKISKILPKNSQARRSFITNGYLKMIQNIKPEIHSELFQVIKAVNCCFPEDIIQMVAGDFPETVMKTVDKYVPQSDCLFFNRQLKSNEHEHIMNKSYAIIKTDLSGEETIYK